Within Pirellulales bacterium, the genomic segment CAGAATTGGCCGTCTGCGCCAAGCGAATCGACAACATCCCCTTGGAAGTCGGCACATGGAAGGGGACTGTTGGTCAAAAGCTCGACGAAGCGACCCGCCAATATGCCGGCGCCGTGGGGGACACGTCGATCCTTTACACAAACAAGAAGGGAGAACGAGTCAACGTGTTCGTCGTTTGCGGGCGATTGATGGACGTGATGAACCACCGCCCCGACCGCTGCTATCCGGCCCACGGCTACAAGGAAGAGGGTGAACGGATACAGCGCCCCGTGCTGACTGATTCCGGCGCCAAAGCGGAGTTTCAGACGGCTACCTATTCGAGAGAGGGCTCTCCGGCGCCGGCGCGGCTATATTGGGCCTGGTCGAGCGATGGAAAATGGTTGGCGCCCGACGATCTTCGCGACGACTTTTTTCGCGACAAGCCGGTTTTCAAGATTCATTTTGAGCAAGAATTGACGCAAGCGAATCAATCGATCGACGAAGGCCCAAGCGTTGATTTGATTAAGGTGTTGATCCCCGAACTCAGCAAGACGCTATTCCCGGACTACAAGCCGCCGGTGAAAGCGCCTGAAAAGTCCGCCAAGACTTGATCGCTACCCTCCGCTCTACCGCAAAGGATTGCTCCAACCGGAAGCCGACCGACCGGCGCCGGCTTGAGGCTCGGGCCATGCAAGTTGCGAGGCGTCCGTGCTGAGCACTTCACGGCTCGGCGGCGCTGCCACACGAAGCGGATTGTCGCGGCCGGCCGGCAACGGTGACGGTCCCGCGGGCGCGATGTAAGCTGCCTGCTGCACGCCGTCCGGCGATCCATTATCGTCCGAAACAATCACCGACGCGCCCTGCGGCTTGACGAGCGGTCGAGGCGTCCATGGATTCGCCGGCACCGCGCTCGCGGGCGGCAAGCGATTCGCGTTCAGTGGATCGACGCTCGTGAGTCTTTCCGGCATTGCCTTATCCGCGAATTTAAGGTCGCTCTTCCCGACCGTGGCGCGGCCGGATTGATACGGCTCAAGTTCCTTTCGTTGCGGCGCGATGCCGTCGGCGAACTGAAACACTTCTTTCGCCGACGTATTGCGGGGGGACGATTTGGATTCGACGGGAAAATCGCTAGGCGAAAGGGACGCCGTCCCCGTTTGTTCCGAAAATGCGGCACTCGGGGGCCGTCGCCGGCGGTCTTCGACTATGCTAGCGGTTTCGGCCAAGGGCTTGGCCGCTTCGAGCGATTTTTGGATCGCCAGAGGGTCGATTTGCAAGACGTTGTCTTGGATCGCGGTGCGGGCCAGTCGCCGCGGCTCGGCGGTTGGCGCCGGGATCATTGGCACGGAGATTTCGTTGACCTTGCTCGGAGGCGCTAGACGATTGGTCGAGGCGTCGACGGGGACGAATTGCGGGGATGCGCTCGCCTCGGTAAGTGCGCGAGGATCGAGCGACGCGACTGGGTTGTTGAGCGAAGCGCTCGGGATGAATGGAATCCGGCGCGCGGCGCCGTTGAAATTGTCCGCTCCCGGTTTGAGAGCTGTTTCTGCCGGCAAGGCGGCTCGTGCATGCGCCGAATTACCCAGCACAGCGTGAGATGCATCGGGTGCAACGAAAGCCGAACGGTCACTCAAGCTTGGATCGCATCCTGGAGATTTGGGCTGCGCCGGTTCCATCCAATGCAACGCTTGACCGGCATTCGGAACCGGCGCCGGCATCGTCTTGGAAAAATGAGCGCCGTCGGGAAATGACGAACTCCCGGCGGCGGAAGGGCCGACGTCGGGATGCCACGATTCGATCGAACGGTTTTGGCGCAAGGTCCAATCAACCGGCGGCGATGGCTGCGCGGTCGCCATAGGCGCTTCGTGCGGCAGATTGACGTTCGGCGGCAACGAGGGTGATGGCGTCGCGTCGGTTTGCCGCGTCGGCCAACGGGTTGTGTTTTGTTGTGGAGCACTCCCTTCCGAATGCGTCGGAAAAGAACTGCCGGCCGCCGAGGCTGCCGGTATCGTGCTTGGGATCGCGTTCACCTTCGGAATCGTCACGCCGTCGGGAAGCTGTAAGCTCGCGCGGATTTCGTCCGACCGCAAAACGTTCGTCGGCGGCCATGGTTCCGGGCTGCGGGCAGCCGAGCGACGCGGTTCGCGATTCAATTCGAAAAACGCCGGCATGGCGTCGATCCCTCGATTGGGCGGCGTTTGGTTCAGTTTCTGAGGTGCGTCGGGCGCGACCGGCGCAGCACCTTTGCCCGACTGGGCGTTCGGTTTCTTGGCATTCGGATCCTCATCCGGTGGCGGCAGAGAGGGCTTGTTCGCCGCATCGGGAGGGGGATTGGTCGTCGCCGGTCCGCCGCCGCCGGACGACTCTGGGGGGTTCGTTTTCGATTTGTTCTCGATCTCTTCGCTCGCTGGCGGCGGCTCGACGGGAGGGACTCCAACCCCTTCCACCGCCGGCGGAGCAACTTGCTGCGGTTGAGGCTCAGTCCCCGGCCAGCGGCGCCAAAGCGTCGGATAATAGCCGAAGTATTTGGAGTTCACTGGACAGTTGGGGCAATTTCCATCGCGGCAGCCGGGTAAATCAGCCCCGGCGACAGGGCGAAAGACCATGCCCATCGCCAGCGTCAGCCCCGCCAGGAGACTTGACCAACCAATTCGGTGGGATCGAATTCTATGAGCCATATTTCTCTCGTTTCGCAATCGATTTGGTCAAAACTCGTCGTCGCTTCAAGCCACCGGTCGTCAGATCCGTGCGATCTAACTACCGCCGCTTTAGAAGTGGCTGCTTCCGGCGGTGCCGCCAAAGGCGGAGCCCGGATGCTGGACGCGGAATATCGTCTGCATTCCCAAAGTCGTCACCCCGAAGATTCTCTCAAACGGCGCGATCACCTTACTCATCACGCTATCCGTCGCATACAATTTGTCGCCGTCGATGAAGATGCGGTCTCCGGGCAGGACCTGATAATTAGTGCTGGTGTTCGCCTCCTTGGTGATATCATCCCAATGGACCGGCAACATCTGATCGCAGCCGGAGCCGTTTGGCGCCGGCCTGGCAATCCAAATGTGGTGCTTGCTGGCGAGCTGATTGAGGCCGTTCACTTGGCTCAGCGCGTCGAGCACGGTTTCGTTGCCGGTAACCGGATATCGAGAAACGCTTTCGCCGAGATTTGCGCCCGGGGTCACCATGATGACGTAATACACCTTGCTGTTGAAAGCGCCGACGTCGACGGCCACGCGCGGATTGTCGAGAAACTGCGTCAAGTGCTGCTCCACCGCGCGGCGAACTTCGTCGACCGTCATTCCGGCAACATAGACGCTCCCATAGATTCCCAGATTGATTCGCCCGTCTTGGGCGATAATATGTTCTCCCGCGATCTGCTGCTGCCCGGCCGATTGCGCTAGGGTCACTGAAACCTGTGGGTTTCGGAGTATGTGACTCAATTGTCTTCCAACGGCCTCGGTGGCTTCGTCCAACGACAAGCCGGCGACCGGCACGCGGCCATAACCTGGACCCAAATCGACCGCTCCTCCGGGTTCCACCGTGTATTGCCCAGCAACGGGCTGAAGCGCGAGCGTCCCCGCGGCATTGATTTGCAGCACGTCCTGTGCGGAGATGCGATAGGGGGACTTGGGAACAATCTTCACCGCGTCTATCAGCAGAATATCGGGCGGCTCGACGCGGTAGGGCGGCAACGACACCTTGGTCTTTTCCAAGGGAACCTGCTGGGATGGATCGAGAAAAGGAGGAGGCGAAGGCGCCTCGGCTTGCGAGTTGAAAATGCGGCAACCCGGCGAAAAGCAGCACGCCAGCAATAGCCAAAGTGCCGCCGCCGCAGGTCGTTTTCGTGATCCGTCGAACTTCCGCATGATTTGCGATCCGCCGTCGCTATGCGACATGGCCTGTCAAGGTGATCTTCTGTTCCACTTATCGCCCCAGTCTTCCTCTCTTAGCCCTCAAAGTCGCGCCTATTCACTCAGCCCGAATAATCGGCAAACTCGATCCAGTGGCTTCAGGCAAATTGTCGGCGTAACCGAAAAATCCTGCCCATTTTGCCAACGACGCACCGTGCGACCGCCGCGGGACTCGATGGGCGGCTGATTGACGACCCCCGCCGTATAAATACAATGGACTAAATGCCAGCCACATCAGGGCAACGAGTCAGGGCAGACTCAGGGGGCGGTTCAGAATGGGGTAAGTGGCGAAGAGTTGGCTAGCCAACTTCGCTGGATCGCAAAGTCGGCTGGTGGGTTCTCAAAATGAATTCCAGTGGCGTCGTCGCGCGCCAGCGGTAGGGCTCTTCGATGGGCTTTCCACGGAGTTAAGTTTCAGGGCAGCGAAGACGGTTCGTCCGTCACGCGCCCAGTTCCTTGTCTGAGACACTGATGAAAAAACTGAATCTCAAGCTATTGATCTCGCTCGTCGTCGTCACGGTGTGTCTCGGGCTGGGGTTGTATTTTGGGCATGCGATGCAGCTCAAGAGCAACGAGGGGAGCCTGAAGAAAGAAGCCGAGGCGTTGGTGCAAGAAGGCAAGAAGGCCGAGGCCCTCAAGCGATACACTGCCTATCTTCAACAGAATCAAAATGATCCCGCGGTCTACGTAGCCACCGCAAAGCTGGCCGTCGAGATCGCGAACACTGATCCGAACCCGGAGACTCTCCGCCAAGCCTACAACGAACTCAACAAAGGCCTGCAGCGCAATCAAGACAACGCCGAGCTGCGCGAGAGCTACGCGGAGTTCATGATGCGCGTGGGCTATGGGATGCGGAATCTCAGTTATTTCGAGGACGCGGCAACGCATCTGGAGTGGTTGACTGATCCCAAACGGGGCAAGCATGAGCCGAAGCTCGATCTGCTGCTCATCGAGTGCTACGTCGAGCGCGCGTATTTCGACAAGGCCATGGACCGCTGCGCGGCGTTGACGGGCTACGACCTGAAGTCGAATGTCTTCGACGTCGGTAAAGCCCGCGCGGCGACGGAGCCCGATGCCTACGACATTATGGCGCACTTGATGCGAGAGAAGCTCGAGCCGCATCAGCCAAAGCAGGCCGACGCGGTCATGGAGCAACTCGTGAAGGTGAACAAGGACTCGTTCAAAGCGCATCTTTACCGCGCCCGCTACCTCCAGCAGTACCTGTATTTGGAACGCGCCCCAGCGGCGAAGGAAGCGATGCTAAAAGAGTCGAACGCCGAATTGGCATCCGCCATCAAGCTCGCTCCCGAGGACGCCGACGTGATTCTTGCCGCCGCGAAGACAACGATTAACGACAAAGATTACAAGAAGAGCGAGCAGTGGCTCGTCCGTGGCTTGGAGCTGTTTCCAAAGAAAGTAGACATGTATCGCGTGTGGGCGGCGCTCATGCTTGAACAGGACCGCGCCGCCGACGCTCGCAAACAGATCGAACAGGGCCTTAAGGTCCTTCCGAACAATCTCGATCTGCTTTGGATTCTGGCCGAAATCGAGATGCAACAGCGCGACTTGGAGGCCACCCGAGGCACGCTCAAAGCGCTTGGCAATCTCAAATTCCGTTCAGACTTGCTTGAGTTTATGGAAGCGCGAATTCTCTTTACCGAGCAGAAATGGCTGCCGGCCAGCCAACAATTCGAGCGACTCCGTCCGCAGCTTGCCAGTTTGCCGCAACAGCAATTGCAATGCGATATCTTCGCGGCGCAATGCTATCAGGAACTCGGGCAATACGACAAGCAATTGGACGCCAGCCGGCGGGTGCTGGCGGCCGATCCGACGAACGTCGCCGCGCAGGTCGGCATCGCCAATGCGCTAATGAACTCCGGCAGACCTGACGAGGCCAAAAAAGCCTATGAGCAGATTCGCGCGGCGCTCGGGGAAAAATCGCTATCGATCAAGCAGATTTGGGTGCCGAGCATCGAAATCCTGATGGCGGACCAAATGAAGCTGCCGCCGGAAAAGCGCGATTTCACTCGCATCGAAAACGTGATCGCGAAGTTGGAGCAGGACAAAAAGACCGACAAGAAGAATACGGTCAGCGACTCGGAGATCGCGCTGATCAAGGCGGAGGTCCAGTTCCGCAAAGGGGATTTGAGCGCCGCCTACAAGACGCTTGACGACGCTCGCGCCAAGTCGCCGAACGATCCGGCGGTCTGGTCCGCGCTGGCGACGATTAC encodes:
- a CDS encoding exosortase-associated EpsI family protein — protein: ELAVCAKRIDNIPLEVGTWKGTVGQKLDEATRQYAGAVGDTSILYTNKKGERVNVFVVCGRLMDVMNHRPDRCYPAHGYKEEGERIQRPVLTDSGAKAEFQTATYSREGSPAPARLYWAWSSDGKWLAPDDLRDDFFRDKPVFKIHFEQELTQANQSIDEGPSVDLIKVLIPELSKTLFPDYKPPVKAPEKSAKT
- a CDS encoding polysaccharide biosynthesis/export family protein, whose amino-acid sequence is MSHSDGGSQIMRKFDGSRKRPAAAALWLLLACCFSPGCRIFNSQAEAPSPPPFLDPSQQVPLEKTKVSLPPYRVEPPDILLIDAVKIVPKSPYRISAQDVLQINAAGTLALQPVAGQYTVEPGGAVDLGPGYGRVPVAGLSLDEATEAVGRQLSHILRNPQVSVTLAQSAGQQQIAGEHIIAQDGRINLGIYGSVYVAGMTVDEVRRAVEQHLTQFLDNPRVAVDVGAFNSKVYYVIMVTPGANLGESVSRYPVTGNETVLDALSQVNGLNQLASKHHIWIARPAPNGSGCDQMLPVHWDDITKEANTSTNYQVLPGDRIFIDGDKLYATDSVMSKVIAPFERIFGVTTLGMQTIFRVQHPGSAFGGTAGSSHF